A genomic stretch from Telopea speciosissima isolate NSW1024214 ecotype Mountain lineage chromosome 7, Tspe_v1, whole genome shotgun sequence includes:
- the LOC122666622 gene encoding uncharacterized protein LOC122666622, which translates to MASLTPGVLLKLLQSMNSDVKVRGEYRSVLLQVISIVPALTGSELWPNHGFFIKVSDSSHSTYVTLSKEDNELILTNKLQLGQFIYVERVEAGTPVPTIVGVRPIPGRNPCVGNPKDLMQMLVPSEGPVSTTINRDAGTTTTTTTTTTSKSSELTDGIQESPRQRIVIKEEKVVVASRYMQGVLSSSISKGGAENDSSSNENGASYKKVSNSSKPKQELKRSASQTSPLTTPSHSRADAPKIKVVEATGGNAKEALLVPAKSSTTKHTTTSKQDRPNLSCSLLNNKDKRQAHDTISWDSLPANLAKPGKGVLRRRNLASLVAIQAQKEASTAASLVKCLSMFADLRVSASPDNPHLTFSKFFSLHQFTDQLTDVVVSKDSPLHVFNNISTTDIDICGKKTVLTHNRNALDCTKPLIESERLEWAKGNDTEEIQEVREILLKESESWFLTFLDGALSSGFHVGSHEKKRKDNLRGQKRASEDQIATTLSQLKQANDWLDKIRSEAGPEDNGLVETVDRLKQKIYTCLLAHVDSATSALESRSDRD; encoded by the exons atggcATCTCTTACTCCTGGAGTTCTACTGAAGCTTCTCCAAAGTATGAATTCTGATGTGAAGGTACGTGGGGAGTATCGATCTGTTCTTCTACAAGTAATAAGCATTGTACCAGCCCTTACTGGCTCTGAGTTGTGGCCAAACCATGGCTTCTTCATTAAGGTTTCAGATTCTTCACACTCAACATATGTCACTCTGTCAAAGGAAGACAATGAGCTCATTCTAACAAATAAATTGCAACTTGGTCAATTCATCTATGTGGAGAGGGTGGAGGCTGGAACTCCAGTTCCAACCATTGTTGGGGTCCGACCTATTCCTGGTCGGAATCCATGCGTGGGTAATCCTAAGGATCTTATGCAGATGTTAGTTCCTTCAGAGGGTCCAGTATCAACAACAATCAATCGTGATGCtggaacaacaacaacaacaactactactactacttcaaAGTCCAGTGAGCTAACTGATGGAATACAAGAGAGCCCAAGACAGAGAATTGTTATCAAGGAGGAGAAGGTGGTGGTTGCATCTAGGTACATGCAGGGTGTGTTGAGTAGTTCAATTTCAAAAGGAGGAGCTGAAAATGATTCCAGCAGTAATGAGAATGGTGCAAGTTATAAGAAGGTTTCTAATTcctccaaacccaaacaagaacTTAAAAGGTCAG CATCACAGACAAGCCCATTGACGACTCCTTCGCACAGTCGTGCTGATGCTCCTAAAATTAAGGTGGTAGAGGCTACTGGTGGCAATGCCAAAGAGGCTTTATTAGTACCAGCAAAGAGCTCAACTACTAAACACACCACTACTTCTAAACAGGACAGACCCAATTTAAGTTGTTCCTTATTGAACAACAAAGATAAACGTCAAGCTCATGATACCATCTCTTGGGATTCCCTTCCTGCCAACCTTGCCAAGCCTGGGAAG GGGGttcttagaagaagaaatttagcTTCATTGGTAGCAATACAAGCTCAAAAGGAAGCATCTACAGCTGCATCCCTTGTCAAGTGCCTGAG TATGTTCGCGGACCTTCGCGTGTCAGCCTCTCCAGACAATCCCCATCTCACTTTCTCCAAGTTTTTCTCTCTTCACCAGTTTACAGATCAACTGACTGATGTAGTTGTATCAAAAGATAGCCCACTTCATGTCTTCAATAACATATCTACAACAGACATAGATATCTGTGGTAAGAAAACTGTACTGACTCACAATAGAAATGCACTTGATTGTACAAAGCCATTGATAGAATCTGAAAGATTAGAATGGGCAAAAGGGAATGATactgaagagattcaagaagtgAGGGAGATTCTCCTAAAGGAATCAGAGTCTTGGTTTTTGACATTCTTGGATGGTGCTCTAAGTTCTGGGTTTCATGTGGGTAGtcatgagaagaaaagaaaggacaATCTGAGAGGTCAGAAGAGAGCATCAGAGGACCAGATTGCAACAACATTATCTCAGCTTAAGCAAGCAAACGACTGGTTGGATAAAATACGAAGTGAGGCTGGCCCAGAAGACAATGGATTGGTTGAGACTGTTGATAGGTTGAAGCAGAAGATCTACACATGTTTGCTTGCTCATGTGGACTCTGCAACATCAGCTCTAGAAAGCCGATCTGATCGTGATTGA